A section of the Ignavibacteriales bacterium genome encodes:
- the meaB gene encoding methylmalonyl Co-A mutase-associated GTPase MeaB: MEVNEQFINDLRNGDKRAISRAISIVEDGSAGSTELLKDIFKYTGKAHRIGITGPPGAGKSSITNCLAKMLIDSGHKVGIIAVDPTSPFTGGALLGDRIRMQEVGLLPEVFIRSMATRGSLGGLSKSVVEACDILDASGKDFILIETVGVGQSELDIAQTCDTTVVVLVPESGDAVQAMKAGLMEIADIFVVNKSDREGAAGVATTIRNIIHLKPPSEDNWEIKVLNTASIKNEGITELLEEIMRHTNHLEESGFLRKKRTSNLVKKINELVNDRLQTTFWNSAHTEDLKKNLPSIYERNNDPYTYVDNLLKT; this comes from the coding sequence ATGGAAGTGAACGAACAATTTATTAATGATCTGAGAAACGGTGACAAACGCGCCATCTCGCGTGCTATTTCCATTGTTGAGGACGGCTCAGCTGGCAGTACCGAACTACTAAAAGACATTTTTAAATACACCGGCAAAGCTCACCGCATTGGTATAACCGGTCCTCCCGGCGCCGGAAAATCTTCAATTACAAATTGTCTCGCTAAAATGCTCATCGACAGCGGTCATAAGGTCGGCATTATTGCCGTCGACCCGACGAGCCCGTTCACAGGGGGAGCGTTACTTGGTGACAGGATACGCATGCAGGAGGTTGGACTGCTTCCCGAGGTATTTATTCGCTCTATGGCAACACGAGGCAGTCTCGGTGGTCTCAGCAAATCCGTCGTCGAAGCATGCGACATACTCGACGCCTCCGGAAAAGATTTTATTCTTATAGAAACAGTCGGCGTGGGTCAGTCGGAACTAGACATCGCTCAGACCTGCGATACGACCGTTGTCGTTCTCGTTCCCGAATCCGGCGACGCGGTGCAGGCTATGAAAGCAGGGCTTATGGAGATTGCCGATATTTTCGTCGTCAATAAATCCGATAGGGAAGGTGCTGCGGGTGTTGCGACCACGATTAGAAATATCATTCACCTGAAACCCCCGTCCGAAGATAACTGGGAGATCAAAGTGTTAAATACGGCGAGCATCAAAAACGAGGGCATCACAGAACTGCTCGAGGAAATTATGCGCCATACAAATCACCTCGAGGAAAGCGGGTTCCTTCGAAAAAAACGAACCTCTAACCTCGTTAAAAAGATAAACGAGCTGGTAAACGACCGTCTGCAGACCACTTTCTGGAATTCTGCCCATACTGAGGACCTAAAGAAGAATCTTCCCTCTATTTACGAGAGGAATAATGACCCATACACTTATGTCGATAATTTGCTGAAGACTTAG
- a CDS encoding cold shock domain-containing protein yields the protein MKSTIKRLTDKNFGFIAAENSDKDIFFHASKLVDVNFSDLEVGDEVTFDVENSEKGPAAVNVQRA from the coding sequence ATGAAAAGTACGATCAAGAGATTGACCGACAAAAATTTCGGCTTCATCGCTGCGGAAAATTCCGACAAGGACATTTTCTTTCACGCCAGCAAGCTCGTCGATGTAAACTTCAGCGACCTCGAAGTAGGTGACGAAGTTACATTCGATGTAGAGAATTCCGAAAAAGGACCTGCTGCTGTAAACGTTCAGCGTGCGTAA
- the purD gene encoding phosphoribosylamine--glycine ligase, which yields MNILLVGNGGRENALAWRIYTSPSFRDSGSKMYCTLGSPGIDRFAEPINIKPDDISALVDFAKDNSIDFTVVGPEIPLALGIVDEFTKNGLKIFGPTKSASRIESSKKYAKELMRAHGIPTASFETFGKDNITEAEAYLRSINYPVVIKADGLAAGKGVIIAESFDEALATVKSFTEENIFGESGWSFVVEEFITGNEVSVFAITDGENYVILPSSQDHKKIFDGDEGKNTGGMGAYAPADKFLDEELLMEVKEIIIDKTLYALSEDKSKFKGCLFAGLMIDKDRKPYVIEFNCRFGDPETQALLPIIKSDFLKLLLASAEGKIADYKLETERGSCACVVIASGGYPDDYEKGKVITGLDDMDGPTLVFHAGTKYGVDKEQVVTNGGRVLSVVARGSSLAEAVATVYENVDKIKFDGMHYRKDIGHRSLG from the coding sequence GTGAATATCCTGCTTGTAGGTAACGGTGGAAGGGAAAATGCCCTTGCCTGGAGGATCTATACTTCTCCTTCTTTTAGAGATTCCGGTTCTAAAATGTACTGCACACTGGGAAGCCCCGGCATTGACCGCTTTGCCGAACCCATTAATATTAAACCCGATGACATTTCTGCTCTTGTAGATTTTGCTAAGGACAATTCGATTGATTTTACTGTCGTCGGTCCTGAAATTCCGCTTGCCCTGGGCATCGTTGATGAATTTACAAAGAACGGTTTAAAAATATTCGGTCCCACAAAGTCCGCGTCACGCATCGAATCAAGTAAAAAGTATGCAAAGGAGTTAATGAGGGCTCACGGCATTCCTACCGCTTCGTTCGAAACGTTTGGTAAAGATAATATCACTGAAGCTGAAGCATATCTTCGCTCGATAAATTACCCGGTCGTAATAAAAGCCGACGGGCTTGCTGCCGGAAAAGGTGTTATCATTGCTGAGTCCTTCGATGAAGCCCTGGCGACCGTAAAGAGTTTTACCGAAGAGAACATCTTCGGAGAATCCGGTTGGAGCTTTGTTGTTGAAGAGTTCATTACCGGCAACGAGGTTTCCGTCTTTGCAATAACAGACGGTGAAAATTATGTTATCCTCCCGTCCTCGCAGGATCATAAAAAGATATTCGACGGCGACGAAGGAAAAAATACCGGCGGAATGGGTGCTTACGCCCCTGCTGATAAATTTCTCGATGAAGAGCTCCTCATGGAAGTAAAAGAAATTATTATAGATAAGACACTGTATGCTCTTAGCGAAGATAAATCTAAATTTAAAGGCTGTCTCTTTGCTGGACTGATGATTGATAAGGATAGAAAACCCTACGTGATAGAGTTTAACTGCCGTTTTGGCGATCCGGAAACTCAGGCATTACTCCCTATAATAAAATCCGACTTCCTTAAACTTCTTCTCGCTTCCGCTGAGGGAAAGATAGCGGATTACAAGCTCGAAACGGAAAGAGGTTCATGCGCATGCGTCGTTATTGCATCGGGAGGCTACCCGGACGACTACGAAAAAGGAAAGGTTATAACAGGTCTGGACGATATGGACGGACCTACGCTGGTATTTCATGCAGGAACGAAGTATGGTGTTGACAAAGAACAGGTCGTTACAAACGGCGGTCGTGTGTTAAGCGTTGTCGCGCGAGGCAGTTCGCTCGCTGAGGCTGTCGCCACTGTCTATGAAAATGTTGATAAAATAAAGTTCGACGGTATGCACTACAGAAAAGATATCGGGCACAGGAGTCTCGGCTAA
- the galE gene encoding UDP-glucose 4-epimerase GalE produces the protein MKVLVTGGTGYIGSHTAVELQNAGYDVIIIDNLSNSNIEVLDGIEKITGIRPAFEKIDLTDLASLTAFFENNKDIEAVIHFAAFKAVGESVLNPLKYYHNNIGGTINLVKLTNAHGINNFVFSSSCTVYGETSDLPVSENSPIKEAFSPYGYTKQVNEQILKDTSRVSDLKAITLRYFNPIGAHESALIGELPTGVPDNLVPYITQTAIGRREILTVNGNDYDTPDGTNIRDYIHVVDLAKAHVKALDRLVENKNTEKFEVFNLGTGKGSSVMEVIQAFERVSGEKLNYKIGPRRAGDITSIYSDTKKANEVLGWKVEKDLDDMLRTAWNWELANAKKQS, from the coding sequence ATGAAAGTTCTCGTAACAGGTGGAACGGGTTACATAGGTTCGCATACCGCGGTTGAATTACAAAACGCCGGCTATGATGTCATTATAATTGACAATCTTTCTAATTCCAATATCGAAGTTCTCGACGGCATAGAAAAGATCACCGGCATACGCCCCGCTTTCGAAAAGATCGATCTTACTGACCTTGCTTCGCTGACTGCCTTCTTCGAGAATAATAAAGACATCGAAGCCGTTATCCACTTCGCCGCGTTTAAAGCTGTCGGCGAGTCCGTACTTAATCCCCTAAAATATTACCACAATAATATCGGCGGAACGATAAACCTGGTTAAACTTACAAATGCTCACGGGATAAATAACTTTGTCTTTTCGTCTTCCTGCACGGTTTATGGCGAGACCTCTGACCTTCCCGTTAGTGAAAACTCTCCTATAAAAGAGGCATTTTCACCATACGGCTACACTAAACAGGTTAACGAACAGATTTTAAAAGACACCTCGCGTGTATCTGACCTTAAAGCAATTACCTTACGTTACTTTAATCCCATCGGCGCTCATGAGTCCGCTTTAATTGGTGAACTCCCTACGGGCGTCCCCGATAATCTCGTCCCGTATATTACACAGACTGCCATCGGCAGACGGGAGATACTTACCGTGAACGGAAACGACTATGACACGCCCGACGGCACTAATATCCGCGACTACATTCACGTCGTCGACCTGGCAAAAGCTCACGTAAAAGCTCTCGACAGGCTCGTCGAAAACAAGAATACGGAAAAGTTTGAAGTCTTCAATCTCGGCACTGGAAAAGGCTCCTCCGTTATGGAGGTCATACAGGCATTCGAGAGGGTATCCGGTGAAAAACTGAATTACAAGATAGGTCCGCGAAGAGCCGGCGATATTACCAGTATCTACTCCGATACAAAAAAAGCTAATGAAGTCCTCGGGTGGAAAGTCGAAAAAGATCTCGATGATATGCTCCGCACTGCGTGGAACTGGGAGCTGGCAAACGCAAAGAAACAAAGCTAA
- a CDS encoding tungsten formylmethanofuran dehydrogenase, with product MSVSIDKDTLEKAYRLMRTARAMARIYDENRQITKYVHSTSAGHEAIQLSLAFQILPIDFVSLYYRDESVLLGLGFEPYELMLQLLAKADDPFTGGRSYYGHPAIRREGFPTIPHQSSATGMQVIPATGMAHALSYLQSARLADWAKSSASGKSDYKGELPIAICSLGDGSITEGEVAEAFQMAVLKKLPILYFVQDNDWAISASGDEMSAMDAYEYAAGFKGMKRMRANGSDFEDSFRKVASAMKYVREERAPMLLHAKVPLLGHHTSGVRKEWYRSDSDLAKHAKDDPIPKMKKLLEKAGVPASTITRIENEAEEKAAADFQRAVDAPEPAPEELYKYEFAPTPITEEKGTRKPDGKDPVVMVDAALFAVNEIMRDNPNAILYGQDVGRRLGGVFREAATLAEKYGDARVFNTPITEAYIVGSTVGMSAVGVRPFVEIQFADYAWAGVNQLVVEISKSHYLSCGKFPVSCVIRIPVGAYGGGGPYHSDCIESSFLPIRGIKIAYPSNAADMKGLMKSAWYDPNPVVMFEHKGLYWSKVPGTDLAKCPEPSEDYVIPFGKARVFQSADDSKVERGESVTVITYGMGVHWAVNASKKFPGQVEVLDLRTLNPLDEEAIYASVKKHGKALVVTEEQILNSFAESLAGRISRECFQSLDAPVQFVGSVNVPAVPLNMGLEKEMLPGVPRVEKAIEDLLGY from the coding sequence ATGTCCGTTTCTATAGACAAAGATACACTCGAAAAAGCCTACCGCCTCATGCGTACGGCGCGTGCAATGGCTCGCATTTACGACGAGAACCGCCAGATAACCAAATACGTCCACTCCACATCTGCGGGACATGAAGCCATACAGCTTTCGCTTGCGTTCCAGATACTGCCTATAGACTTTGTCAGCCTCTATTACCGTGATGAATCCGTGCTCCTCGGTCTTGGCTTCGAGCCGTATGAACTCATGCTCCAGCTCCTTGCCAAAGCCGATGACCCGTTCACGGGAGGTAGAAGCTACTACGGTCACCCGGCGATTAGGCGCGAAGGATTCCCGACCATTCCGCACCAGTCAAGCGCGACAGGTATGCAGGTTATCCCCGCGACCGGTATGGCGCATGCATTATCTTATTTGCAGTCTGCCAGGCTTGCCGACTGGGCAAAAAGCAGCGCAAGCGGAAAGAGTGACTATAAAGGTGAGCTCCCCATTGCGATTTGCTCTCTCGGAGACGGCTCCATTACGGAAGGCGAGGTTGCCGAGGCGTTCCAGATGGCTGTCCTCAAAAAACTTCCCATACTATACTTTGTGCAAGATAATGACTGGGCGATTTCCGCAAGCGGTGACGAGATGTCTGCGATGGATGCTTATGAATACGCCGCGGGTTTCAAAGGAATGAAACGCATGCGCGCTAATGGCTCCGACTTCGAGGACTCCTTCCGAAAGGTTGCGTCGGCGATGAAATATGTTCGCGAGGAACGCGCTCCCATGCTTCTCCATGCGAAAGTCCCGCTCCTTGGTCACCATACATCTGGTGTCCGCAAAGAGTGGTACCGTTCCGATTCTGACTTGGCTAAGCACGCGAAGGACGACCCGATTCCTAAAATGAAAAAACTCCTCGAAAAAGCCGGCGTTCCTGCTTCCACCATCACACGTATTGAAAACGAAGCTGAGGAAAAAGCCGCTGCAGATTTCCAGCGTGCGGTTGATGCCCCTGAACCTGCGCCCGAGGAATTATACAAATACGAGTTTGCTCCTACTCCTATTACTGAAGAGAAGGGGACACGCAAGCCCGATGGCAAAGACCCTGTAGTTATGGTTGATGCCGCGCTCTTTGCCGTGAATGAAATTATGCGTGATAATCCCAACGCCATCCTGTATGGACAGGACGTAGGCAGAAGACTCGGCGGGGTTTTTCGTGAAGCCGCCACTCTCGCAGAAAAATACGGTGACGCCCGCGTTTTTAATACACCTATCACCGAAGCATACATCGTCGGCTCTACGGTCGGAATGTCTGCGGTCGGTGTGCGTCCCTTCGTCGAGATACAGTTCGCGGATTACGCGTGGGCGGGTGTGAATCAGCTCGTCGTGGAAATTTCAAAATCCCATTACCTCTCGTGCGGAAAATTTCCCGTGTCGTGTGTGATAAGGATACCTGTCGGTGCGTACGGCGGCGGTGGTCCTTACCATTCCGATTGTATCGAATCCAGCTTCCTCCCGATACGAGGCATAAAGATCGCGTATCCCAGCAATGCTGCCGACATGAAAGGCCTCATGAAGTCCGCGTGGTACGATCCCAATCCCGTCGTGATGTTCGAACACAAAGGACTCTACTGGAGCAAAGTCCCCGGCACCGATCTCGCGAAATGTCCCGAGCCGTCGGAAGATTACGTCATCCCCTTCGGAAAAGCCCGCGTCTTCCAGTCCGCCGACGATTCTAAAGTAGAAAGAGGGGAGTCCGTCACCGTGATTACCTACGGTATGGGCGTCCACTGGGCGGTCAACGCCTCCAAAAAATTCCCCGGGCAGGTCGAAGTCCTGGATCTCCGCACCCTAAATCCCCTCGACGAAGAAGCCATCTACGCTTCCGTAAAAAAACACGGCAAAGCTCTTGTCGTTACCGAAGAGCAGATACTAAACTCATTCGCTGAATCTCTTGCCGGAAGGATATCCCGCGAGTGCTTCCAATCACTCGACGCTCCAGTACAGTTCGTCGGCTCCGTTAATGTCCCCGCCGTCCCGCTCAACATGGGACTCGAAAAAGAAATGCTTCCCGGCGTTCCCCGCGTCGAAAAAGCCATCGAAGACCTCCTTGGTTATTAA
- a CDS encoding N-6 DNA methylase, with the protein MSFESAFEQVKQLVEDFKTHEKQYLSPEYSEAQVRKDFIDKFFIALGWDVNHDIQKNPYEQEVKVEKNVKVGTAQKKADYSFSLSPNFTDSKFYVEAKKPSKSLKKADDYFQAVRYGWNSQHSVAVLTDFEEFHIIDSRFKPDVKTSIDRCIQQYHYSQYTIEEKFRKIYHLFSREDVSKGSLDRFADLYMPKPKKNFQKGLFKGGFQQVDDSFLKELDEIREVLARAIKKSNPSFTGEVLTETVQRIIDRLVFIRFLEDKLIEPEHIIDGLGSKGDLWKEFISESRKLDTKYNGLVFKKHLIDELDFKPPAYKIFEDICNDLSHVNSPYNFAQIPIHILGSIYERFLGKVVSSTSKMATIEEKPEVRKSGGVYYTPQYIVDYIVQNTIKEFIEGKSPNEISKMSFADISCGSGSFLITVFDTLIRYHGKWFNNHPDEAKKAGCKYNDEKGTYGLRLHQKQQILLNNIYGVDIDYQAVEVTQLSLFLKLLEDETMASADEQLVMMKEKLLPDLSRNIICGNSLIGTDIYEGNLFPTEEEKKINAMNFEDRFPDIMKKGGFDVVLGNPPWGQKAVKFSNIEKQYLLKTYPSSIIGILDFFRFFIEKSTKLIRQRGYFGLVLPDILLLKQYDSTRKLILEQHKIKKIDYWGMVFESVNLDVISIISEINSNNKTNSIEVYIHNEDKPVEKKIHQSLFRELDGFKFNLFLDAETKNILDKFKLYTKFGDLFIIREGIHSGNIRGKLFIPENINPFCKRLIFGRDEIKRYFLKWQGMWANYKKELIDKEKGEYAGLGKPEYFENDKIVVRRTGDFVLANIDTEGYYFSNNVFVCIPQGKDIDLFYILGILNSKLMTWFYRKIQPRKGKLFSELKINQLSQFPIKICSDKNKIERLTKLVKEIIKTNKLLYESKIEKDKNLYESKFKALDNEINNHVYSIYKLNNREIKLIENSN; encoded by the coding sequence ATGTCATTTGAATCCGCATTTGAACAAGTAAAACAATTAGTTGAGGATTTCAAAACTCACGAAAAACAATACCTTTCTCCTGAATATTCCGAAGCACAAGTTAGAAAAGATTTTATTGATAAATTTTTTATAGCACTTGGGTGGGATGTAAATCACGATATTCAAAAAAATCCTTATGAGCAAGAAGTAAAAGTAGAGAAAAATGTAAAGGTTGGAACAGCTCAAAAAAAGGCTGATTATTCTTTCAGCTTATCACCAAACTTCACTGATTCTAAGTTTTATGTAGAAGCAAAAAAACCATCTAAATCTCTAAAAAAAGCTGATGATTATTTTCAAGCAGTAAGATATGGGTGGAATTCACAACATTCCGTAGCAGTTCTAACTGACTTTGAAGAATTTCACATAATTGACTCACGTTTTAAACCAGATGTTAAAACATCTATTGATAGATGTATTCAGCAGTACCACTACTCCCAATATACTATTGAAGAAAAATTTAGAAAAATCTACCACCTATTCTCCCGAGAGGATGTATCAAAAGGGTCACTCGACAGATTTGCTGATCTGTATATGCCTAAACCTAAGAAAAATTTTCAAAAGGGATTATTTAAAGGTGGTTTCCAACAGGTTGATGATTCATTTCTAAAAGAATTAGATGAAATTAGGGAAGTACTTGCCCGAGCTATAAAGAAATCAAATCCATCCTTTACAGGCGAAGTTTTAACAGAGACAGTGCAGAGAATAATTGACAGACTTGTATTCATTAGATTTTTGGAGGATAAACTTATAGAACCAGAACATATTATAGATGGACTAGGAAGCAAAGGAGATTTATGGAAGGAATTTATTTCAGAAAGTAGAAAGCTTGATACTAAATATAATGGATTAGTTTTTAAAAAACATTTAATAGATGAATTAGATTTCAAACCTCCTGCTTACAAAATCTTTGAAGATATTTGTAATGATTTATCCCATGTAAATTCTCCATACAATTTCGCTCAAATTCCTATTCACATATTAGGTTCAATTTATGAAAGATTCCTTGGAAAAGTTGTTAGCTCGACAAGTAAAATGGCAACGATTGAGGAAAAACCTGAAGTACGCAAGTCAGGTGGTGTATATTATACACCTCAATATATAGTTGATTACATAGTTCAAAATACTATAAAGGAATTTATAGAAGGAAAGAGCCCCAACGAAATATCAAAAATGAGTTTCGCAGATATTTCCTGCGGAAGTGGATCATTCCTTATAACTGTTTTTGATACTTTAATTAGATACCACGGGAAATGGTTTAATAATCATCCTGATGAAGCAAAAAAAGCGGGATGCAAGTATAATGATGAAAAAGGTACTTATGGGCTTAGATTACACCAAAAGCAACAAATACTTTTAAATAATATTTATGGAGTCGATATCGATTATCAGGCAGTAGAAGTAACACAGCTTTCACTATTCCTTAAATTATTAGAAGATGAGACTATGGCATCTGCTGATGAACAATTAGTTATGATGAAGGAAAAACTATTACCAGATTTAAGTCGAAATATTATTTGTGGGAATTCCCTTATTGGAACTGATATTTACGAGGGAAATCTATTCCCAACTGAGGAAGAAAAAAAAATAAACGCTATGAATTTTGAGGATAGGTTTCCGGATATTATGAAAAAGGGTGGATTTGACGTTGTTCTTGGTAATCCGCCTTGGGGTCAGAAGGCTGTCAAATTTTCAAATATTGAAAAGCAATACTTACTGAAAACGTACCCATCCTCAATAATTGGTATTCTAGATTTCTTTAGATTTTTTATAGAGAAATCTACAAAGCTAATAAGACAAAGAGGATACTTCGGTTTGGTCCTTCCGGATATACTTCTTTTAAAACAATATGATTCTACGCGAAAATTAATTTTGGAACAACATAAAATAAAAAAAATAGATTACTGGGGAATGGTATTTGAAAGTGTAAACCTCGATGTAATTTCAATTATTTCAGAAATTAATTCAAACAATAAAACTAATTCGATAGAAGTATATATTCATAATGAAGACAAACCTGTTGAAAAGAAAATTCATCAAAGTTTGTTTCGAGAACTTGATGGATTTAAATTTAATTTATTCTTAGATGCAGAAACTAAAAATATCCTTGATAAATTTAAATTATATACGAAATTCGGAGATTTATTCATCATTAGAGAAGGAATCCATTCAGGAAATATAAGAGGAAAATTATTTATTCCAGAAAACATCAATCCATTTTGTAAAAGATTAATATTTGGAAGAGACGAAATAAAAAGATATTTTCTGAAATGGCAAGGGATGTGGGCAAACTACAAAAAAGAGTTGATTGACAAAGAAAAGGGAGAGTATGCTGGGCTAGGAAAGCCAGAGTATTTTGAAAATGATAAGATTGTTGTAAGACGAACCGGCGATTTTGTTTTGGCTAATATTGATACCGAAGGATATTATTTTAGTAATAATGTTTTTGTTTGCATCCCACAAGGGAAAGATATCGATTTATTTTATATATTGGGTATTTTAAACTCAAAATTAATGACCTGGTTTTACCGAAAAATACAACCTCGCAAAGGTAAGCTCTTCTCGGAATTAAAGATAAACCAATTAAGCCAGTTTCCAATAAAGATTTGTAGTGATAAAAATAAAATAGAAAGATTGACAAAGTTGGTTAAAGAAATAATTAAAACCAATAAATTACTATATGAATCTAAAATAGAAAAAGACAAGAACCTGTATGAAAGTAAGTTTAAAGCCCTAGATAACGAGATAAATAACCACGTATATTCAATTTACAAACTAAATAATCGAGAAATAAAATTAATTGAAAACTCTAACTAA
- a CDS encoding peptidylprolyl isomerase → MANRNRYHHSTGIMNKMRDKMPLIIIILIVAFLATIVFEWGMEYMGMSKGGNVFAKVNGEEITAADFEQAVQSRIQQIRANNPTADIDDATMEQIRTQVWDEMVQNILLNQEMKKLGIKVNDQEVLDWIYKRPETLPENIRQYFMDSTGVFNYESYQAALASKEPQVVQFWSQVEQGLRRTLELQKLQNVITASILVSEQEVLQKYKDDNLKASFEYLLLPVSGVTDPSVNNVTDEQMRAYYEAHKSDFTQQEAVRFNYLIVPETPSAQDSIDTENRIKALLTEFKTLDPADSSFIEFVNNNSETKYVADFQKPNAIKSGAMKFLMGAQNGDVSDVIKDEDGFKIVKLIESKDGEDTYVKASHILINFGTDTAAAKQKADELLKKINDGSDFGELAFQLSEDPSAKQNRGNLGWFTKGAMVKEFEDASFNNPVGSVVGPIKTQFGYHIIKIEDKTNKEFKFSEIKESIKPGPTTKQIAKVKAEEIYNKTKDGKTLDSLAVEYKFPVTNSGDVFKNGSVPIAPGNTSLVKFGFDNDPGKAHSPVKVQGGYAVMQITEKIPAGYKNFDEIKQTLIMPKVILENKYNILKAKADALASQVQGGNFSAVAEANKEVAFETIDSMTYAAPSPNVGMDYNLLNTVFSMEPGQVSGPVKGLKGYYFVKVLNKTPFNEQLYIAQAPQIRAQIYQQKQQQVVQAWLTNLKERADIEDNRDLYL, encoded by the coding sequence ATGGCGAATAGAAATAGATATCATCATAGTACCGGTATAATGAATAAAATGAGGGATAAAATGCCCCTCATCATTATTATACTTATTGTTGCCTTCCTTGCTACCATTGTTTTTGAATGGGGTATGGAATATATGGGAATGAGCAAAGGCGGTAACGTTTTTGCAAAGGTCAACGGAGAAGAAATTACTGCCGCGGATTTTGAACAGGCTGTGCAGTCAAGGATACAACAGATCAGAGCTAATAATCCTACAGCGGATATAGACGATGCCACGATGGAACAGATCAGGACACAAGTGTGGGATGAAATGGTGCAGAATATTCTCCTTAACCAGGAAATGAAAAAGCTTGGCATCAAAGTGAACGATCAGGAAGTTCTCGATTGGATATACAAAAGACCTGAAACACTCCCGGAAAATATTCGCCAGTATTTTATGGACTCCACAGGAGTTTTCAATTACGAATCATACCAGGCCGCGCTCGCTTCTAAAGAACCTCAGGTCGTTCAGTTCTGGAGCCAGGTTGAGCAGGGTCTCAGGAGAACTCTCGAACTTCAGAAACTGCAAAACGTCATCACGGCATCTATCCTCGTTAGCGAACAGGAAGTTTTACAGAAATACAAAGACGATAATTTAAAAGCTAGCTTCGAATACCTGCTTCTACCTGTTAGCGGAGTTACCGACCCGTCGGTCAATAACGTTACTGACGAACAGATGAGAGCTTATTACGAAGCGCATAAATCAGATTTCACTCAGCAGGAAGCCGTCCGCTTCAATTATCTTATAGTGCCGGAGACTCCTTCCGCGCAGGACTCTATTGATACTGAGAACCGCATTAAGGCTCTCCTTACCGAGTTTAAGACTCTCGATCCCGCTGATTCATCTTTCATCGAGTTTGTAAATAACAACTCCGAAACTAAATACGTTGCGGATTTCCAAAAGCCTAACGCTATCAAAAGCGGTGCAATGAAGTTCCTCATGGGCGCGCAAAATGGCGACGTTTCGGACGTAATTAAAGATGAAGACGGTTTCAAGATTGTTAAATTGATCGAATCTAAGGACGGGGAAGATACATACGTAAAAGCTTCTCACATACTTATAAACTTTGGTACCGACACTGCCGCGGCAAAGCAAAAAGCCGATGAGCTGTTGAAAAAAATTAATGATGGTTCCGACTTTGGTGAACTGGCATTCCAGCTTTCTGAAGACCCAAGCGCTAAACAAAATCGCGGTAATCTCGGTTGGTTTACAAAAGGCGCTATGGTGAAAGAGTTCGAAGATGCCTCGTTCAATAATCCGGTTGGTTCTGTAGTCGGTCCTATAAAGACGCAGTTCGGCTATCACATAATCAAGATTGAAGATAAGACTAATAAAGAATTTAAGTTTTCTGAAATAAAAGAATCGATAAAACCTGGTCCAACGACAAAACAGATCGCGAAGGTTAAAGCAGAAGAGATATATAATAAAACTAAGGACGGCAAGACGCTCGATTCGCTCGCAGTCGAATATAAATTCCCTGTCACAAATTCCGGTGACGTATTCAAAAACGGTTCCGTGCCTATCGCGCCCGGTAATACAAGCCTTGTTAAATTTGGTTTTGACAATGACCCCGGTAAAGCGCATTCTCCCGTAAAGGTACAGGGCGGATATGCCGTTATGCAGATCACTGAAAAGATACCCGCGGGATATAAGAACTTCGATGAAATAAAACAGACTCTTATTATGCCTAAGGTGATACTTGAGAATAAATATAATATTCTTAAAGCTAAAGCCGATGCGCTGGCTTCTCAGGTTCAGGGCGGTAATTTCTCCGCTGTTGCCGAGGCAAATAAAGAGGTGGCGTTTGAAACCATTGACAGCATGACTTATGCCGCGCCGTCACCGAATGTCGGGATGGATTATAACCTTCTCAATACTGTCTTTAGTATGGAACCCGGACAGGTTTCCGGTCCTGTAAAAGGTCTCAAAGGCTATTACTTTGTGAAGGTATTGAATAAGACGCCGTTTAACGAACAACTTTATATTGCGCAGGCTCCGCAGATACGCGCGCAGATTTACCAGCAAAAACAACAGCAGGTCGTACAGGCTTGGCTCACTAACCTAAAAGAAAGAGCCGACATAGAGGACAACCGCGACCTCTACCTGTAG